A portion of the Flavobacterium limnophilum genome contains these proteins:
- a CDS encoding type I restriction enzyme HsdR N-terminal domain-containing protein, which produces MQQLNFPSYSFRFKNSENKVSIFDEIRKKFIILTPEEWVRQHVVRFLLEEKKYPKSLINVEKVLNVNGLRKRYDIVVFNPDGSIFVLVECKAPEIKTAQATFDQIARYNMTLKAQYLMVTNGLNHYFCQMDFENEKYEFLRELPDYELKNTKN; this is translated from the coding sequence ATGCAGCAACTCAATTTTCCTTCGTATTCTTTTCGTTTCAAAAATAGCGAAAATAAAGTGTCTATTTTCGACGAAATCAGGAAAAAATTCATCATTCTCACTCCCGAAGAATGGGTTCGCCAGCACGTTGTCCGGTTTTTGTTGGAAGAAAAAAAATACCCCAAATCATTAATTAACGTCGAAAAAGTTTTGAACGTCAACGGATTGCGAAAAAGATACGATATCGTGGTTTTCAATCCCGATGGTTCCATTTTTGTTTTGGTGGAATGCAAAGCGCCCGAAATCAAAACCGCACAAGCCACTTTTGACCAAATCGCCCGTTACAACATGACCCTGAAAGCCCAATATTTGATGGTGACCAATGGTTTGAATCATTACTTTTGCCAAATGGATTTTGAGAACGAGAAATATGAGTTTTTGAGGGAATTGCCAGATTATGAATTGAAAAATACAAAGAATTAA
- a CDS encoding glycosyltransferase family 2 protein — MKIAVVILNWNGTKLLEQFLPSIVKYSPEADIYVADNASTDDSVAFVKANFPTVKIVENESNFGFAQGYNEALQHIDAEIYALVNSDIEVTENWLKSIVETFENEPKTAIIQPKLLDFKRKEYFEYAGAAGGFLDKYGYPYCRGRVFETLEKDNGQYDDNCEIFWASGACFFIRSSVYKELKGFDADFFAHQEEIDLCWRAFNKGHQIKYNSQSVVYHVGGATLQQGNPKKTFLNFRNSLLMLLKNLPKKQLIPVIFIRLILDGVAGMQFLSQGKFKHLLAILKAHFSFYSLVSVHYKKREPFQSEKYYKIKSIVFQYFFNGGKVFEK; from the coding sequence ATGAAAATAGCCGTAGTAATCCTCAATTGGAATGGAACAAAATTATTGGAGCAATTTTTACCATCCATTGTAAAATATTCTCCCGAAGCCGACATTTATGTGGCCGACAATGCTTCGACAGATGATTCCGTTGCCTTCGTGAAAGCCAATTTTCCAACGGTTAAGATTGTTGAAAACGAAAGTAATTTTGGCTTTGCCCAAGGTTACAATGAAGCTTTACAACACATTGATGCCGAGATTTATGCTTTGGTCAATTCGGATATTGAAGTGACGGAAAACTGGCTGAAATCCATCGTCGAAACATTCGAAAACGAACCAAAAACTGCCATAATCCAGCCTAAACTTCTGGATTTCAAACGAAAGGAGTACTTTGAATATGCCGGTGCTGCCGGTGGATTTTTAGACAAATACGGTTATCCCTACTGTCGTGGACGCGTTTTTGAAACTTTGGAAAAAGACAACGGACAATACGACGATAATTGCGAAATATTCTGGGCTTCGGGTGCCTGTTTTTTTATCCGAAGTTCGGTTTACAAAGAGTTGAAAGGTTTCGATGCTGATTTTTTTGCCCATCAGGAAGAAATAGATTTGTGTTGGCGCGCCTTCAACAAAGGGCATCAAATAAAATACAATTCACAATCGGTCGTGTATCACGTGGGCGGAGCAACTTTGCAACAAGGAAATCCAAAGAAAACTTTTTTGAATTTCAGGAATTCGTTGTTGATGTTGTTGAAAAATCTTCCTAAAAAACAATTAATTCCCGTGATTTTCATTCGCCTTATTCTGGATGGCGTTGCTGGAATGCAATTTCTTTCACAAGGAAAGTTCAAACATTTGTTGGCAATCTTAAAAGCGCATTTTTCATTTTATTCGCTTGTTTCTGTGCATTATAAGAAAAGAGAACCGTTTCAATCTGAAAAATATTATAAAATCAAAAGCATCGTTTTTCAATATTTTTTCAATGGTGGCAAGGTTTTTGAAAAATAA
- a CDS encoding OmpA/MotB family protein yields MKKIVIALSLLVFMTSCVSKKKYADLEARNKETQDLLNTCTVKLNSCLEEKAGLAATAASLKDQNQHLITTSKDMTVLTAKGAENIEKALESIKEKDLKISRMQDALTKKDSVTLAVVTSLKSVVGLNDEDIEINVDKGVVFISISDKMLFKSGSYEVSDKAKGVLAKVAKVVNDKPDFECMIEGHTDNVPYNGNGVIVDNWDLSVKRSTSIIRVLSTQLGVNPAQLIAAGRSSYVPLVANDSAENKAKNRRTRIYVMPKIDQFYDMVEKEMKKQAK; encoded by the coding sequence ATGAAAAAAATTGTTATTGCCCTATCCTTATTGGTGTTCATGACTTCTTGTGTTTCTAAAAAGAAATATGCGGATCTTGAAGCTAGAAACAAAGAAACTCAAGACTTGTTAAATACTTGCACTGTAAAATTAAACTCTTGTTTGGAAGAAAAAGCTGGACTTGCTGCAACAGCGGCCTCTTTGAAAGACCAAAACCAACATTTAATCACTACCTCAAAAGACATGACTGTCTTGACTGCAAAAGGTGCTGAAAATATTGAAAAAGCATTAGAATCCATCAAAGAAAAAGATTTGAAAATTTCTAGAATGCAAGACGCTTTAACTAAAAAAGACAGTGTTACTCTTGCCGTGGTGACCAGTTTGAAATCTGTTGTGGGATTGAATGACGAAGACATCGAAATCAATGTTGACAAAGGAGTTGTTTTCATCTCCATCTCTGATAAAATGTTGTTCAAAAGCGGTAGCTATGAAGTATCGGACAAAGCAAAAGGAGTTTTGGCAAAAGTGGCCAAAGTGGTAAATGACAAACCAGATTTTGAATGTATGATAGAAGGTCATACAGATAACGTTCCTTACAACGGAAACGGAGTGATTGTTGACAACTGGGATTTAAGCGTAAAACGTTCTACATCAATCATCCGCGTATTATCGACTCAATTAGGTGTTAATCCAGCACAATTAATTGCAGCAGGAAGAAGTTCTTATGTTCCTTTAGTGGCAAATGATTCTGCTGAAAACAAAGCTAAAAATAGAAGAACTCGTATTTATGTAATGCCAAAAATTGACCAGTTCTATGATATGGTGGAGAAAGAAATGAAAAAACAAGCTAAATAA
- a CDS encoding L-threonylcarbamoyladenylate synthase has protein sequence MAQFIKIYEDKPSEAAIAKVVKVLKDGGLVIYPTDTVYGLGCDITNTKALERIAKIKGVKLDKANFSFICHDLSNLSDYVKQIDTATFKLLKRALPGPYTFILPGNTNLPKEFKKKTTVGIRIPDNSIALEIVRQLGNPIVSTSIRDEDDVIEYTTDPELIFEKWQNLVDVVVDGGYGDNIGSTIIDLSGYEPVVVREGKGSLDIL, from the coding sequence ATGGCACAATTCATAAAAATATACGAAGACAAACCCAGCGAAGCGGCAATTGCCAAGGTCGTGAAGGTTTTAAAAGACGGCGGTTTGGTTATTTATCCCACCGACACGGTTTACGGTTTGGGTTGCGATATTACCAATACCAAGGCTTTGGAACGCATTGCCAAAATAAAAGGAGTGAAGTTGGACAAAGCCAATTTCTCCTTTATTTGTCACGATTTGAGCAATCTTTCCGATTATGTGAAACAAATTGACACGGCCACTTTTAAGCTGTTGAAAAGAGCTTTGCCAGGACCCTATACTTTCATTTTGCCAGGAAACACAAACCTTCCAAAAGAATTCAAGAAGAAAACCACGGTCGGGATTCGTATTCCCGATAATTCGATTGCCTTGGAAATTGTTCGCCAATTGGGCAATCCCATTGTTTCGACTTCGATTCGGGACGAGGACGACGTAATTGAATACACCACCGATCCAGAACTTATTTTCGAGAAATGGCAAAATCTTGTCGATGTCGTTGTTGATGGTGGCTACGGAGACAACATCGGTTCCACCATCATCGACTTGTCCGGTTACGAACCCGTGGTCGTGAGAGAAGGCAAGGGGAGTTTGGATATACTTTAA
- a CDS encoding ATP-dependent helicase, with the protein MQKYIDQLNEAQREPVLQKDGPMIIIAGAGSGKTRVLTIRIAYLMSQGVDAFSILSLTFTNKAAREMKKRISDIVGSNEAKNLWMGTFHSVFARILRSEADKLGYPSNFTIYDSQDSVRAISAIIKEMQLDRDVYKPKQVLSRISSYKNSLITVKAYFNNPELQEQDAMSKKPRLGEIYQNYVDRCFKAGAMDFDDLLLKTNELLNRFPDVLAKYQNRFRYILVDEYQDTNHSQYLIVRALSDKFQNICVVGDDAQSIYAFRGANINNILNFQKDYEGVKTFRLEQNYRSTKNIVEAANTIIDKNKVKLDKIVWTANDFGPKIKVHRSLTDAEEGRFVASTIFEQKMQHQMMNGQFAILYRTNAQSRAMEDALRKRDIPYRIYGGLSFYQRKEIKDVLCYLRLVLNPKDEEALVRVINYPARGIGDTTVEKLTVAANHYKRSIFEVMQNIDKIDLKLNSGTKQKLQDFVMMIQSFQVINENQDAFYITDHVAKKTGLVQELKKDATPEGMAKIQNIEELLNGIKDFTEGQREIDGARGALSEFMEDVALATDLDKDTSDEDRVALMTIHLAKGLEFPHVFVVGMEEDLFPSAMSMSTRSELEEERRLFYVALTRAEHQAYLTYAQSRYRWGKLTDSEPSRFIEEIDGQYLEYLTPEENNYRYKPMIDSDIFGDVDKSKLRLAKPANGTPPKKLGEEPTAIIRKLKPVSSNPSAEGPNLFDNKLTTGNIVMHERFGKGEVLNLEGVGADKKAEIKFEVGGIKKLLLRFAKLDVIG; encoded by the coding sequence ATGCAGAAATACATTGACCAACTAAACGAAGCCCAACGCGAACCCGTACTCCAAAAAGACGGACCAATGATTATTATTGCTGGTGCAGGCTCTGGAAAAACCCGTGTATTGACCATTCGGATTGCTTATTTGATGAGTCAGGGCGTGGATGCTTTCAGTATTTTGTCCTTGACTTTTACGAATAAAGCGGCGCGCGAAATGAAAAAGCGTATCTCCGATATCGTGGGTTCCAATGAAGCCAAAAATCTTTGGATGGGAACTTTTCACTCCGTTTTTGCCCGAATTCTGCGTTCCGAAGCCGATAAATTGGGATATCCTTCGAATTTTACCATTTATGATTCACAAGATTCTGTTCGAGCCATTTCGGCCATTATCAAGGAAATGCAATTGGACAGGGATGTTTACAAACCGAAGCAGGTTTTGAGCCGAATTTCCTCTTATAAAAATAGTTTAATCACGGTAAAAGCTTATTTCAACAATCCCGAATTGCAAGAACAAGATGCAATGAGCAAAAAGCCCCGTTTGGGTGAAATTTACCAAAATTATGTGGATCGGTGTTTCAAGGCCGGTGCCATGGATTTTGATGATTTGTTGTTGAAAACCAATGAATTGTTAAATCGTTTTCCAGATGTTTTGGCAAAATACCAGAACCGTTTTCGTTATATTTTGGTGGATGAGTACCAAGATACCAACCATTCGCAGTATTTGATTGTTCGCGCTTTATCGGACAAATTCCAAAATATATGTGTCGTTGGGGACGATGCCCAAAGTATTTATGCGTTTCGCGGTGCCAACATCAACAACATCCTGAATTTCCAGAAGGATTATGAAGGCGTAAAAACCTTTCGATTGGAACAAAATTACCGTTCGACCAAAAATATTGTGGAAGCGGCCAACACCATAATTGACAAAAATAAAGTAAAACTCGACAAAATTGTTTGGACAGCCAATGATTTTGGACCCAAAATAAAAGTGCATCGTAGCCTAACAGATGCCGAAGAAGGTCGTTTTGTGGCCAGCACGATTTTCGAGCAGAAGATGCAGCATCAAATGATGAATGGGCAATTTGCCATCTTGTATCGCACCAATGCGCAATCCCGTGCTATGGAAGATGCGCTCAGAAAAAGAGATATTCCGTATCGAATTTACGGTGGTTTGTCCTTTTACCAAAGAAAAGAAATCAAGGATGTTTTGTGTTATTTGAGATTGGTTCTTAATCCAAAAGATGAAGAAGCCTTGGTTCGCGTCATCAATTATCCAGCGAGAGGAATAGGGGACACCACAGTCGAAAAACTGACGGTTGCCGCCAATCATTACAAGCGTTCGATATTCGAAGTGATGCAGAACATTGACAAGATCGACTTGAAACTGAACTCGGGAACGAAGCAAAAACTACAAGATTTTGTGATGATGATCCAGAGTTTCCAGGTGATTAACGAAAATCAAGATGCTTTTTATATCACGGACCACGTTGCCAAAAAAACGGGCTTGGTTCAAGAATTAAAGAAAGATGCAACTCCGGAAGGAATGGCCAAAATCCAGAACATCGAGGAATTACTGAACGGTATCAAGGATTTCACCGAAGGGCAAAGAGAGATTGACGGAGCTCGTGGTGCATTATCCGAGTTTATGGAAGACGTGGCTTTGGCAACCGATTTAGACAAAGATACCAGCGATGAAGACCGTGTGGCTTTGATGACGATACATTTGGCGAAAGGATTGGAATTTCCACACGTTTTTGTAGTGGGAATGGAGGAAGATTTGTTTCCAAGTGCCATGAGCATGAGCACCCGTAGCGAACTCGAAGAAGAACGTCGTTTGTTTTATGTAGCCTTAACTCGTGCCGAACATCAGGCGTATTTGACGTATGCCCAATCCCGTTACCGTTGGGGAAAATTGACGGATAGTGAACCTTCTCGTTTCATTGAAGAAATTGATGGACAATATTTAGAATATTTGACTCCTGAAGAAAATAATTACCGCTACAAACCAATGATTGACAGTGATATTTTTGGAGACGTGGACAAATCCAAGTTGCGATTGGCTAAACCAGCCAATGGAACGCCACCCAAGAAATTGGGTGAAGAACCTACGGCAATCATTCGAAAATTAAAACCTGTTTCCAGTAATCCATCTGCGGAAGGGCCTAATTTATTTGACAATAAATTGACTACAGGAAATATCGTGATGCATGAACGTTTCGGTAAAGGTGAAGTGTTAAACCTTGAAGGAGTTGGCGCAGACAAAAAAGCCGAAATCAAATTTGAAGTCGGAGGCATCAAGAAGTTGTTGTTAAGATTTGCGAAGTTGGATGTTATTGGTTAA